From Vigna angularis cultivar LongXiaoDou No.4 chromosome 11, ASM1680809v1, whole genome shotgun sequence:
TATATGCATAGAAATTGAAAAGGTAACCAACCATAAAAGTCGTGAATTGACAGATGCAGGTGAATCATTTTATTACAACAACCCCCACCCAAttccaaaaggaaagaaaaaaggttCAAGGATTGGAAAACCCTGCTACAGATAAATTTAATGCACGAATCTTGTTTTGCACACGTTAACAGAATCAAGAATCAAGGAACAAAAGGTAGAGAGTTAAGGCCCGTATGTCTgaatatgaagaaaagaaaaggggtACCTGAAGAAGCCGCCAAGGCGAATTGGGCCAGCGGATAGGATCAAGAACCTGAACAGAAGCTATGGTGCCCATGAACCAGCTTATCCTGGAAGAGTCTTCAGTCTCAAAGGGCATCTTAAACCTCAACCCAGAGCACCACTGAATCCTCATAGCACCCCTCACAGCAGAAGTCCTAATACAAAACTCAGGAGTGTTGGCTCGAGGATAATAAACAACCTCAAAGGTTTGGTTGTTAGCCGCCAAAGTAATAGCCTCCCTCACAGACTCACCACTCACTTTCGGCCTCCCACACCCATTCCTCACCACCTTGCTCTCCTCCCTCAAAAAAGCTGAAAAGGCCCCGTAAGGGCCAATCCCACCACCACCAGAACTCCACCCACACGGCGCCTCGGGACCACCAACACCCCCTCTCTTCGCCCTACGAATCCCAACGCAGAGATCCCCATTCTCTGCCCGCAGAAACACTATAGAATCCCCAGCAACCAGTTTCTTCTGGTTCACGAAACTGCTCCAGCCGGTGGTAAGTAAGTGCCGACGCGGCGTCCCTCGGTAAATGTGCCGGAACTTCCACACCTCGCCGTGCACGTCCTTCGCGATCACCGTCTGCACCGGCGGCTCCGCCGAGTAATCCAGCCGCGGGAAAATGGTCTCCGCGCAGTATCTCGGCACGGAGAATCCCCCACCATTGTTCGCGTCCGATTGAGTTAACGTCTTCGCGAACGACGCTGGCTTTTCAGAACCCTCCGGGCCGTTACCGTCAACCTTATCGCTGTCCTCGTGGTCAAGCTCGGTGTTTCTGAGAGGAACCAACCTTAACTTGGCGAAGACCTCGTCGGTTTCGGGGTCGGCGAGGAATTTAACAGCCGCCACGCGACAGAGAACAAGAGGCGGGATCGGAATCCTGGAGGCTCCAAAATCAAGGTTGGACTGCGCGTGTTCCGCATGCCCCTGAGGAAAGTAGAATACCTTGGAGTTCACCGGCGGCATCTGAACCATGCCCCCGGCGCATGCGTGCCACAGCTGCGGATCCAAGCTCTTCTCGGTTTCTTTCATTGGGCCGCACACACTAAAACTGATTGAATTAAACACTCTCTGTATAGGTGCTGCTGATGTTTTatgtttctttctctctctttttctgtcAGTGAATGCAAAATCAAAAGGCCTAACTTTTTCCCTCACATAcaagactttttctttttcttttcctcactgaatttttttcttctgcttATTATTATCTGGGTTGGCTCAGATCTCAGAGAAACaagcaaaataaaagacaatttttttcCCTTACCCacacacactctctctctctctgagGAGCCTATAAACTAAACAATTGCACAGAAGCAAGAAAGCCTATGCCTATTGCTGAGCCAGCCAAAgcatatttatttcattattataatggtaaataaaaaagtattttttaatttgaagaagAGGAATGGAATTGTTTAATAGTAAGGCTATAAATTATGGTGACATGACATGATGCAATAAAGATAGTTAGAGAGGTAATTAGCAGCAGCATCGCATTAATACTGTTAGTATTATTGTTTCTATTATGTGAGGGTATGGTGTCAGAATGAGGAGTTAAAGAGTTAAAAGAAAAGGATATGTGGTGAAGTTAAAATTACCTGGAAAGGTGACAGTGGTAATCACTGATtcactatattattattatggcaCTGTTAACTGCCAACTCAACTCAACATCCCTACTACTTCTGACTCTGTCTCTCTCTGCAATAAGTCGTAACCTGACAAGATAACGCATTTTTACATTTACTTTCTCTCTATACTAATgataataatacagaaaataaatgttatgttaacctctctctcttctttacTCTTTCTGCCTCTTCCTCTAACTAGATAACATCACCACCTTACAAAgtaacaaaaacagaaaaagtgAACTCAAAGACTCAGCCAGTGCTGTTCACGCGTACATGCCACGCGTTACTAGGCTAGTGAGGATCGTTGCCACGGAAGTGAGACCCGCGATTTTTTTTGTCGGATCAGGTTAATGGAACACAAATACTTTTTATCTCTAAACAGCTTTCTTAACAATTagtatttattgttttcttttatttattttatcacgTAATACTacatttcttcctttctttgttAGATGTCAAATAAGTAAAGTgtctattaattatatttggttGATCTCTGTGTCTAATCTACACTTTGCACTGCAcacataaaatgaaaaaaaggtaaaattttaATGAAGGAAGAAACTAGAAAGTGAGATATGTGGGCCTCTTGCTCATGCGCATGAACTGCTGCATATTTCACCTGTCTGTTGTAATTGTAACAGTCACGAAGtgcagtatttttttttctactaaaagcATGCACCGCACAAGCTTTTTAAGAGTTGGACCCTTTTCTGTGAACTTTTCCATGCTTTTATTAATCACCTctgaatttatgaaattaacaaATAAGAAACAGTGAACAAACAAAAATACTGGTGAAGTGGTTCTGTGAGATGTTTAATGAAAAGGTGAATAAGGAGAGAATATAAGTTGCATTGAAAAGGACATCGATCACAGAAAGGAAGATGGAGATGGTCACATGGTGAAGGGTAGGTTGTGTCCACTGATGAGTGATTGTGCTAATAAAACGCCACTTTCATATGCCAAGATATATATGGCTCTCGAAAACCTCGTTTGATTATGAGTTATGACAAAGAAGGAGGACACGGAAAgttgttcttgttcttttcttgcCGACTGCAAGACACCCCATTTCTTTATGCCCTTTTGACTTTATGCAGAAATTAATTAACAGACAAAtcttaatgataataaaagtaCCTATAACTtacatgcaaatgcaataaCCCTACAAATTAAATTCTTCCTTACGTGTATATACCTCACAGAAAACTCATACTCCATTTTCCCTTTTCCCATCTCAACTGCAAGAAAATGCACGTACATGCACATCaacattaacattaatattgGATGGTGATGAGATATCAAATCAATGAAAGTTGAACTGAAGGGAAAAAAtgtaaggaaaaagaaaaaagctgaaagagagaaaaatgagtTATAACTAGGCAGATGGCGACAAAAACAATAGGTACAACAACAAGAGAAAGCACCAGCATGTACGATACATAGCATAATTCAGGAAGTATTGTAAGAGCATATGCATATAGTGATAGTCAAAATAGGGTAGATTATCCTGTAAGAGTTAAAAGGAATAACTTTCCATGCTGCTGAGGAAAAAGCTTAGGAATTAATCAGACCAACTTGGCTTACTCCAAACAAGTCCTTTAGGTGAACCGACAACGTCGCCAATACCAGACTCGATGTAACATCAATAATCCATTAATCTATTCTGCTCAATCAGGGTTAGTTGTTATAAATAAGAGTGCTAAATGTCATTTAAACAAGTTTAATACACAGCTTTTGTAGTTATGTAATGAGAAAGAACAATAACAACAAGATGGGGGATAATTATGAggaaaaaaggtaaataaaaaaaggatGATAAATcagccaaaaaaaaaagatgtggTTTGGAAAAGAATAGGATTGGTTGGTTAAGAATCAACATTGATACCGACACACAACGTCGAGACAATTAAGACAAGAAGATGAAACGATAGACGCATGGAAGAAACCATCCATGTATAGAGAAATGTTGGgataataattttaagaattgaATTTTGTAGTTAGCCCTCAGGCCCCTCAATCAATATCTCATTCTTATCTTCTGCTCAAAGGCCataacttgaacatttgtcccTTTTTTGCCGTCCCACACTCACTCCATTAGTCTACAACATCTATTATAGTATGTACCCAAGAATcccatttattaataatattcacCCATTCTGAgtgttctttttttctcttgttctaGAAAAATTGTCCAAGAGGGTGTTAGGTTAGGTTATGGGTAATTGAGGTGCTCCACCAAAACTGAAATATTCACATGCGTAGTCTCAACTGAACGGGTAAAAGAATGCAATGTTGTTAACTGAAACAGTGAATGGTGAATAGTTGAAGAGAAGGAGACCCAGTAGGTGGGGCAGAAGCACATATAGGGTCCCAAGAAATTGACAAATGAGCATAAATTTGGGCACAGTGTTGTTTGTGAGTGTGGAAATGAATATGAcaggatgagaaaaaaaattaaagaaagtaaAGCAAGGCAGAGCCAAAAAAGGGTGTCGCTGTCTTCTACTCTGATGTGTTCTCAGTCTGACAACGATAATTGAAGATAAAAGGCTTTGAGTGCATCCATTTATCTATCTTTTCCTATGCTAATGCCAATGCCAATACTCATCTCCACGTTTATCTCCATTGTCAACTCCACACTATTTACGATGGACCACCTCTTCATCAccaactctttctttcttcttttctctttccttttcacTCTCACATATACACCATTCAACAAAGGTACTTAGGTGTTACACTATCATTACTTATGTActtagtttattttg
This genomic window contains:
- the LOC108334298 gene encoding auxin response factor 18 codes for the protein MKETEKSLDPQLWHACAGGMVQMPPVNSKVFYFPQGHAEHAQSNLDFGASRIPIPPLVLCRVAAVKFLADPETDEVFAKLRLVPLRNTELDHEDSDKVDGNGPEGSEKPASFAKTLTQSDANNGGGFSVPRYCAETIFPRLDYSAEPPVQTVIAKDVHGEVWKFRHIYRGTPRRHLLTTGWSSFVNQKKLVAGDSIVFLRAENGDLCVGIRRAKRGGVGGPEAPCGWSSGGGGIGPYGAFSAFLREESKVVRNGCGRPKVSGESVREAITLAANNQTFEVVYYPRANTPEFCIRTSAVRGAMRIQWCSGLRFKMPFETEDSSRISWFMGTIASVQVLDPIRWPNSPWRLLQVTWDEPDLLHNVKRVSPWLVELVSNIPVIHLAPFSPPRKKLRFPQHPEFPLDVQFPIPTFSGNPFGPSTSSPMCCLSDNAPAGIQGARHAQIGISLSDLHLNHNKLQLGLLPTNVRQLDLQNGISNVNITNHGKSKESLSCLLTMGSPRKSLEKSDQVKRHQFLLFGQPILTEQQISRSSSDVLSQNGTATDDENKEKKETGFLSDSQSSVSPGKSSSTAEFSWQLGSDTSHCKVFMETEDVGRTLDLSCLGSYEELYMRLATMFGIERSEMLSHVLYRDATGALKQTGEEPFSEFTKTAKRLTILSDSSSKDSRRVWITGTRNAEHGLDATSNKTGPMSIFA